One Streptomyces sp. ML-6 genomic region harbors:
- a CDS encoding ABC transporter ATP-binding protein yields MSTTPPLLSAQGLKVTFPGRRGAEPARAVDGVDLDIRPGEIVALVGESGCGKTTLARSLLGLVPPTSGQVTFGGRPLDYGSRALKAYRKRVQLVLQDPSGSLNPRHTVYDAVAEGLRIHGYAGDERAAVSEALSRAGLRPPERFFLRYPHELSGGQRQRVVIAGALVLEPELIVADEPVASLDASVRGEILALMLRLRDELGLSALVVTHDLGLAWNIADRVAVMYLGRIVETGEVERILTAPRHPYTRALLSVLPEAGGEPVVLTGEPPDPSKVPSGCRFHARCQVLASGEAERAGVADACRAEDLPVLAGGGRTQVACHWAAAAPAAAGRTKKA; encoded by the coding sequence ATGAGCACCACCCCTCCCCTGCTGAGCGCCCAGGGGCTGAAGGTCACCTTCCCCGGCCGGCGCGGGGCCGAACCGGCGCGGGCCGTGGACGGCGTGGACCTGGACATCCGGCCCGGTGAGATCGTGGCGCTGGTCGGCGAGTCGGGCTGCGGCAAGACGACGCTGGCGCGTTCGCTGCTGGGCCTGGTCCCGCCGACGTCCGGGCAGGTCACCTTCGGCGGCAGGCCGCTCGACTACGGGAGCCGGGCGCTGAAGGCGTACCGCAAGCGGGTCCAGCTGGTGCTCCAGGACCCCAGCGGCTCGCTCAACCCCCGGCACACGGTCTACGACGCCGTCGCCGAGGGCCTGCGCATCCACGGGTACGCGGGGGACGAGCGGGCGGCGGTGTCCGAGGCGTTGTCGCGGGCCGGGCTCCGTCCGCCGGAACGATTCTTCCTGCGCTATCCGCACGAGCTGTCCGGCGGGCAGCGCCAGCGCGTCGTGATCGCGGGCGCGCTGGTCCTGGAGCCCGAGCTGATCGTGGCCGACGAGCCGGTGGCCTCGCTGGACGCCTCGGTGCGCGGCGAGATCCTGGCCCTGATGCTGCGGCTGCGGGACGAACTGGGCCTGTCCGCGCTGGTGGTCACGCACGACCTGGGTCTGGCGTGGAACATCGCGGACCGGGTCGCGGTGATGTACCTCGGGCGGATCGTGGAGACCGGCGAGGTGGAGCGGATACTCACCGCCCCGCGCCATCCGTACACCCGGGCGCTGCTGTCGGTGCTGCCGGAGGCCGGGGGCGAGCCGGTGGTCCTGACCGGTGAGCCGCCGGACCCGTCCAAGGTGCCGTCCGGGTGCCGCTTCCACGCCCGCTGCCAGGTGCTGGCCTCGGGCGAGGCGGAGCGGGCGGGCGTCGCGGACGCCTGCCGCGCGGAGGACCTGCCGGTGCTCGCGGGCGGTGGCCGGACCCAGGTGGCGTGCCACTGGGCGGCCGCCGCCCCCGCCGCGGCCGGGCGGACGAAGAAGGCGTAG
- a CDS encoding bifunctional riboflavin kinase/FAD synthetase, with product MQRWRGLEDIPQDWGRSVVTIGSYDGVHRGHQLIIGRAVERARELGVPSVVVTFDPHPSEVVRPGSHPPLLAPHHRRAELMAELGVDAMLILPFTTEFSQLAPADFIVKVLVDKLHAQLVIEGPNFRFGHRAAGNVELLAEVGTTHDYRVEVVDLYVSGEAGGGEPFSSTLTRRLIAEGDVAGAAEILGRPHRVEGVVVRGAQRGRGLGFPTANVETLVHTAIPADGVYAGWLVVAGEAMPAAISVGTNLQFDATERTVEAYAIDRVDLDLYGLHVAVDFLAYVRGMLRFDSVDDLLVAMAADVKRCSELVAAYERG from the coding sequence GTGCAGCGCTGGCGTGGCTTGGAGGACATCCCCCAGGACTGGGGACGCAGCGTCGTCACCATCGGTTCCTACGACGGGGTGCACCGCGGACACCAGCTGATCATCGGGCGCGCCGTGGAGCGGGCCCGCGAGCTGGGCGTGCCGTCCGTCGTGGTGACCTTCGACCCGCACCCCAGCGAGGTCGTGCGGCCCGGCAGCCACCCGCCGCTGCTCGCCCCGCACCACCGGCGTGCCGAGCTGATGGCCGAGCTGGGCGTGGACGCGATGCTGATCCTGCCGTTCACCACCGAGTTCTCGCAGCTGGCCCCGGCCGACTTCATCGTGAAGGTGCTCGTCGACAAGCTGCACGCGCAGCTGGTCATCGAGGGCCCGAACTTCCGCTTCGGCCACAGGGCGGCCGGGAACGTCGAGCTGCTCGCCGAGGTCGGCACGACCCACGACTACCGCGTCGAGGTCGTCGACCTGTACGTGAGCGGCGAGGCGGGCGGCGGCGAGCCGTTCTCCTCCACCCTCACCCGGCGGCTGATCGCCGAGGGCGACGTCGCGGGCGCCGCCGAGATCCTGGGCCGCCCGCACCGGGTCGAGGGCGTCGTCGTGCGCGGCGCGCAGCGCGGCCGTGGGCTCGGCTTCCCCACGGCCAACGTGGAGACCCTGGTGCACACCGCGATCCCCGCCGACGGCGTCTACGCGGGTTGGCTGGTCGTGGCGGGCGAGGCGATGCCCGCCGCGATCTCGGTCGGCACGAATCTGCAGTTCGACGCCACGGAGCGGACGGTGGAGGCGTACGCGATCGACCGCGTGGACCTCGACCTGTACGGGCTGCACGTCGCGGTGGACTTCCTCGCGTACGTGCGCGGGATGCTGAGGTTCGACTCGGTCGACGACCTGCTCGTGGCGATGGCCGCCGATGTGAAGCGGTGCTCCGAACTGGTCGCCGCGTACGAGCGGGGCTGA